Within Patescibacteria group bacterium, the genomic segment TTTTCTTGCCTGCCTGGCTCATTTTTTCCAACAGAGGCAGGATATCGTTGATTGCGGAAATTTTATGGTCAGTAATTAAAATATACGGGTCGCGATATTCGGCCTCCATTCTTTCGGCATTAGTAATCATATAATGCGAAATATAGCCGTTATCAAACTGCATTCCCTTAACCAGTTCTTTTGACAAGCCAAATGTCTGGGATTCTTCAACCGTTACCACGCCGTCTTTACCGACTTCTTCTATTATATCAGCAAGTAAATCCCCGACTTCTTTATCCTCGCTAGCAATGGTAGCCACTTGGGAGATTTCTTTTTTATCCTTAACCGGCTTTTTTATTGCATTCAATGCTTCAATGGTTGCTTTTACTGCTTTATCAATTCCTTTTTTAATTTCCAGCGGGTCACTGCCAGCAGTAACATTTTTTAAACCCTCTTCAATTATTGCTTGAGCTAAAACAACTGCCGTGGTTGTGCCGTCGCCAGCTACATTATTGGTTTTTTCCGCCACTTCCTTAATCAATTCCGCGCCCATATTCTGGAATTTCTCCGGAAGTTCAACTTCCTTGGCAACAGTCACTCCATCATTAGTAATAATTGGCGTGCCAAAACCCTTATCCAAAACCACATTTCTGCCTTTTGGGCCAAGGGTCAAGCGCACAGTATTAGCTAATTTATCAACGCCTTTTTTTAGCTCCTGACGAGCATCTTCATTGAATTTAAATTGTTTCGCCATAATTTTAATTTATAATTGCCAGAATGTCCTCTTCTTTGGCAATTAAATACTCTTTATCATCAATTTTTACTTCATTCGGACCATATTTAGTAAATAAAACAACGTCTCCGACTTTAACTGTCATTAAGATACGTTTTCCATTATTGTCTATTCTACCTGCGCCAATAGCAATAACTTTGCCTTGTTCGGGCTTTTCTTTATCCGTGGTATCAGGAAGCACAATTCCTGATTTTGTCAGTTCCTCCTTGGAAGCGGGCTCAATAAGAACCCTATCTTCTAATGGTTTGATATTCATATTTTTTTTCACTTAGTTTTTATTTAATCCTGAATTTTTTTCAATTATTTCAAAACCTAATTCTAACATTTTCTGATTATACTTGTCAATAATACCTGCTTCTGGAGAATCGGGGTGGAATTCAAGCTGGTTGTCATTAACCACTATTCTTCCTTCTCCTTGATTCTGCGAGGAATGCTTTTTAATATGCCTTTTTTGGAAAAATCTCAATATTTTTTCCAAGATATTTCCGATAAAAGTATTCAAAATTATTTCATTGACTCGGGCAATAAATCTTAAAAGGGAATTAATTTTGATGCTTTGCTGATTTTTCAGTTTTTGGAAATCATAAAAAGCCAAATAATTATTCATCCAATTGTTTTCCTGCTGGAATTTATTGTAAATCCCCTTTTCCCCTTCCAAAATCGGAACTAAATGAGCATAGGTCTGGGCATTATATAAACTCGGAAAATTTATTTTTAAGGATTCATCAGCAATATAATGGTTAAGGCAAAAACGTCCTGCGGTTTTTTTACCATACCTGCGCTCTCCAATAATCTGGAAAAATAAAGTTGCCATAAATCTCGCTGTCCAGATTCTTTTATTCTTCGCGACTATCAGTAAATCTATATCGCTTTCTTTTTTGGCATTATACATTGCCAGAGAGCCGCTGACTGCAACCATTTTTATATAAGGAATAAATTGAAGCCACTTAACAATTTTTTTTGTTTTCTTCCACATTTCGTCTGAAATTTTCTGGCGCTCAATGCGGATTTTAATAATCTCTCCATTGCCTTTTAAAAAATAAAATCCGTTTTTTTCTTCAATATAAAAACTTAAATTCCTGTTTTTTAATACTTCTAAAACATCAATCAATTCAATTTTTCCAATTGGTTCAATTTCAGTGTCAGAAACAACACCTAAAAGCTCGACAATATGTAAAGGATTTATTAAATATTTAAAAACCTCAAATCCGGTCAAAGGATAATCCAATACATCATAATACGTAATAGTAGTAATAATAGATTTTTCAAGCAGATTAAGATTCATAATTAAATCTTATCAATTATAAAACCAAAGGTAAACTATTGACAAAACTTGATAATGAGCGTATAATTATATCATAGGAGGATTAAGATGAATATAAAAGAAAAAGATTCGCTCTTTCTTTTGTTCTTTGCCAGTTTGGGCCTTGGCGTGGGCATTTCTTTAATGATCAAACTGGGCGCCGATCCAGTGCCTGTATTGTTCATCGGCCTAATCATTATTTTGGCCGCGGGCATGATCTTCGGCCTGTTTCCCAGACGGATTCCCGGCCTAGCATTTAGTTCAAGCGTCAAGCTGCGTTTCGCCGTGTATATCGGCACAGTCATTTTGCTGAGTGTTGGCTTGGGTCTCAATCTAAGCGTCATCTTGCGTATTGAACCGAATGTCGGCCACTGGTACATCGGTCTAGCTATGGGAATCATCGCCGGTGCAGGAATGATTTTTGGCATTTGTTTAAGCGCGTTTATGAAATGGCTAGCCAGGACAATTATATCCCTGGCAAAGGGGTGGTGAAAACCACCCCCTTTTTTTATTTAATTCATTTTCCAATAAAATTCTGCTATAATTATTTGTATGGATTCGGAAAATCTCAATTTGTATTTCCGCGAAATAATTTTCCAAGACCCCAAAGCCAAAAAGGATTCGGTCTGCGGGGTTTTTTCTTATGAAGCAATGAATATTGAGGATGCCCAGCTGGGAAATCTTTATCTAGTCGGTAAAATTTCCAATGTTCCGAAAAAAAAATATAAAAATTCCGACTTTCTTTTGAATCTTCTGGCGTCCGTGATTAAAAGAGAGTTCTATTCGAATCACCAAAGAACGTCTTTGGAAGCGCTGGAATCAGCATTGCAAGGCGCGAATATCTATTTGTCTGATTTCGTCAAAAAGGGGCATGATGAGTGGATCGGAAATCTGCATTTTGCCTGCCTTTGTTTTCATCAAAATAATATTCACGTTGCCCAAACCGGAAATATGGTTGTCCAATTATCTAGAAACGGCACGTTAAGCAATATCAGCAAAAAATTCCAAAACCAGGAAAAACCAGAGCCGATTAAAACCTTTTCCAACCTTGCCAGCGGAAGAATAGAGCGCGGAGACAAAATTATTGCTGCCACCTATGATATTTCGGATATTTTGTCCCCACAAAAGACCAAAGAACTTATTTCCCATCCGACAACTGATAAACTTTACCATTATATCAAAGATAACCTTTCTGTTTCTTCCCTGGCCTGTCTGCTTCTGGAAGCAGGAACCAACCCCCCTAAAGAATTGAAAAAAAAAGAAATCCTTGAAACAAAGGAAATAGCGATTGAAATTACGTTCAATTTTAAAGAAATACTTGATTCAAGTGTAGAAAAAATAAATAAAATAATAAAAGACCAAATTACTTTCCCGAACAAGATAACAACTCTTGCTTTAAAACATCACCTTGTCAAATACCTTGCAGTTTTATTCCTGTTTTTTGTAATTATTCTCTCCCCTTTCCTGATTGAAAAAATATCCTCTGATATTAAAATAAGAAAAATGAATCACTTTATCCAAAGGACTCAGGAAAATGTCGAGCGCAGCGAATTATCCCTGATTTATCAAAATCAATCAGAAGCCAGGGCATTATTAAAACAATCGGAAGAAT encodes:
- a CDS encoding co-chaperone GroES produces the protein MNIKPLEDRVLIEPASKEELTKSGIVLPDTTDKEKPEQGKVIAIGAGRIDNNGKRILMTVKVGDVVLFTKYGPNEVKIDDKEYLIAKEEDILAIIN
- a CDS encoding nucleotidyltransferase domain-containing protein, with product MNLNLLEKSIITTITYYDVLDYPLTGFEVFKYLINPLHIVELLGVVSDTEIEPIGKIELIDVLEVLKNRNLSFYIEEKNGFYFLKGNGEIIKIRIERQKISDEMWKKTKKIVKWLQFIPYIKMVAVSGSLAMYNAKKESDIDLLIVAKNKRIWTARFMATLFFQIIGERRYGKKTAGRFCLNHYIADESLKINFPSLYNAQTYAHLVPILEGEKGIYNKFQQENNWMNNYLAFYDFQKLKNQQSIKINSLLRFIARVNEIILNTFIGNILEKILRFFQKRHIKKHSSQNQGEGRIVVNDNQLEFHPDSPEAGIIDKYNQKMLELGFEIIEKNSGLNKN